In Sulfuricurvum sp., the sequence CCGTAAGAGCCGTACCAAGGGTGGCAACGGCATGGGTAAATCCGGCCTGGTGGAGCATCACGACATCCAGATATCCCTCCGTTACAATGATCTCACGACGGCGGTAGATCGCTTCACGGGCAAGATGATACGCATAGAGAAGACGCGATTTATTAAAGATGGCACTTTGGGACGAATTGACATATTTTGCCTGATGTCCGGTGATGGTGCGTCCACCGAAACCTACGATGGCACCGCTCGTGGAATGGATAGGAAAGGTGATCCGTTCGATAAAGCGGGCGAAAAGGCGTCCGTCGTCTCCGCGGCCGATAGCTCCCTGCTCGATCGCTTCGGCAGTAGAGAGTTTGCGTTGCTCCAAAAAACGGAGTGTTTCGGGAGAAGTCGGAGCGTACCCGATACCGAACCGCTCGATACTGGAAGCATAAATTCCCCGTGCATGGAGATAGGACATCGCTTCGCGTTTTTCTTCGAGGAGTTTTTGATACCAATCATTAAGCGTTTCAAGAAGATTAGAGCGTTTTTTTTGTTGGGTATTGTCGGTGTAATGGAGGGTGAAATTGACCGATGCCGCAAGTTTTTCAATCGCTTCGGGATAGCTAAGTTTTTCGTATTCCATGACGAAGTTAATCGAATCTCCCCCCGCGCCGCATCCAAAACAGTGATATTTCTGTCGGCTCGGATTGACGGTGAAGCTGGGAGATTTCTCATCATGAAACGGGCAGGGTGCTTTGAAGCTGCTTCCTGCACGCTTTAGCTCGATATAAGAGCCTACGACATCGACAATGTCAAGTCGGGCTTTGAGAGCCTCGATGGAGTCTTGGGTTATCATAACGGTATTTTAGCGAAACGGGGCTGATTTTAACGTGTCTTAAATTGCCCCAGTTGAGTATTGAGCGCGTCTGCGGAAGCTGCAATGGTTTGTACGATACCCGAGAGTTCCTGCATGGATATGTCATTCGCCGATGTGATGGAGC encodes:
- the dnaG gene encoding DNA primase encodes the protein MITQDSIEALKARLDIVDVVGSYIELKRAGSSFKAPCPFHDEKSPSFTVNPSRQKYHCFGCGAGGDSINFVMEYEKLSYPEAIEKLAASVNFTLHYTDNTQQKKRSNLLETLNDWYQKLLEEKREAMSYLHARGIYASSIERFGIGYAPTSPETLRFLEQRKLSTAEAIEQGAIGRGDDGRLFARFIERITFPIHSTSGAIVGFGGRTITGHQAKYVNSSQSAIFNKSRLLYAYHLAREAIYRRREIIVTEGYLDVVMLHQAGFTHAVATLGTALTAEHLPLLRKGEPKIFLAYDGDKAGRAAAFKASKLLSMSGFDGGVILFEGGLDPADMIKNGQIEALNALLHRPIPFIEFVITESIAAYDLQDPKAKETALHENIAFLKTLSPLLQEEYRPFVASKLGISPSLIQVGRVKNTTVQPINFSHHDVWELSFIKTLLERPNITDSLLDFIDGSLLQYHGSEFEAALRGDVHDPRLSALMVDDRIRTFEGDEGLKQELITFLTAHYNRELKKITTQNTVSFDQKSYLIRQFRDKIERLKRGELVPLG